The DNA sequence GGAAAATGCACGCTTGGTTCTTGGGCCCTTTTCTAATAATTGTGGTTATTTGCCTTTTGCTGTCAGAGAAGGACAGTAAATGTTATCTAGGATAGTCACTAATCCCACATCACGTTTTGTTTAAGGCACAAATCCAAATAATTCAGTGTCACATGATTCATTACTTCAGTATTGGTCATCAGTATGAATGGATGGGGCAAGGTAGAAAACCTCAAGTTTTTTCAAGAtaagcaacattttaaaatcataccTATTATGATGAGCTCAATTCCAGTTCTTGAAATAATTTGGCCAGAATAGTCAAACGATTCCACAGTATAATTTCCTGTGTCATTTTTACTGGCTGTTTTGATTAGCAGGGATCCATTCTCAAAAATCTCACATTCACTCCCACGCTGTAACTTAAAAGTTTTTCCATTTGATTTTTTCCAACGAACATCGTTGACGTCTGCCCTTGTCCTGGCAGGATGCAAAAATATGGTGTCCCCAACTTGTCTGAATTCTCTGGATGAGTTCTGTGCCATGACTAAATTAGGAATAAGACACGTGTTAATTGGAATCTAATCTATACAACgactttattaaataaaatatcattacTGAAAACCAATATTGTAAAAGGAAATGGCTTTTCATCATAGAAAGATCTCTAGAAGAGAGCtgtctaaaacaaaaacacgccAGTGgctttgataataataataataatcatcatcatcatcatcatcatcatcaccataataatcataatcataatcataaccatgcatatataaaaaaaaataataataataattattattattattattattattattattattattattataattatcataTTTTGCAGCTCTTTCATTATTGCAGCTTGCAGCTCGAGTGTTTCACGTATGTACTAACAGCTGCTAACCACTGACAAGTTTTATAAACTTTTAACAATAGTAATTCATCtgagcaaaaataaatctgacttAACATGTTGCGCACAGATATGCAGACCCATGATGTGAAAGGCAACCCTTTTCACTAATTGCAGATAGTACGCAGTGGGGAGCGGATGCATGCTGATGCATCTGAACTCTGGCTGCGCATAATGGCTACCATCTCACGTCAAGcgctgttgttttttaaaaattcatcaccgagtgtgtgtgtgcatgtagaggggtgggggggttggggtgagaGACGAATCCTTCAACGGCCCGCGAACCCGGTCTTCCGTGAGAGTCCGCCCCTGCGATATTTAGGGCCCCTCGTTCACCGTGACCGTGAGCACTTTTAGTTCCCACCTGCGAGAGCTGCGCGGTATCAGTTCTTCACAGAATCCGATAGATTGGGGTTTCAGAGCAGCCGAGGGCAATTCAGTACACAAACTGCAGGGCAGCGTCGGCTGACTTACTGCTCAACATAGCGTGGCTTGCGCAATGGGCTGGAGATATTATTTcctgtattatttcatttggaaTGTGCAATACCTCGTGTCTGGtatgtattatttaaacatataATTGTGTCCTGCAGCGCAATGGATTTAAAAGCATGTCATGCCGTGATTGTagttatgcaaaaaaaaaaagtcttcattCAGTTTACTGAATTGTCATTGCACTGAAATCTACAGATTCACAAAACACAGATTAttttaaactttcattttaataatttattgtgaTTAGTGTCGTCAAACTTCATGCAGAAGTCGTACTTAACAGGTGTGTTcccatgttttgtgtgtgtgtgtgtatgtgcatctttTTATTTCAGCACAGATCATTTCTAAACACCTGGGAGAATCTTTGATCTTTCCTCTTGGCATAGAGAGGGGAAACATCTCTGAAGCGATAGTAAAGAAAAACGGCGTCTACCTTTTCAggtggaaaagaaaagaggtGAATCGGGAGTATGGCGACAGGTTGACATTTTCCCAGAACAAGACTCTACAGCTGGACAAGCTTGAGGAAAGGGATGCTGGACCGTACAAGGTGGAGCTGTTTGATATGACAGGCATACTGACACGCAAGGATGAGATCACCGTAATCTTGAAGTGTGAGTAGGCTAATGAAGGCTATAAATcaggattatttttatttatcaggaAAGCGGGGCTTAACCGCGCATCGCTATGTGTGTACGCCGAGCAAGTATCTAGAATAATCAGTCTGTTCTCATTCCACAGGTCTGAAGACGCTCCGCGAGGTCCACGGAGATTTGGGCGGCCCCGTAGACGTCTTTGTGGAAAACCTCATGGCATTCTCGGAGCCTTTCGACGCCAAGTGGGAAATCAATGGCTCGGTGATCGCCCGGCTGAACCGATCGGGGCCTACGTACTCTGAGAAGCCTGGGGGTCGCGTGGAGATGTCCCCCTCCGGAGAGTGCAGGCTGACCAGGGTACGCATCAGCGACGCGGGGAACCACACCCTGGAGGTCCATGTTGGATATCTCAGGCTCCAGTGGTCGCGCTGGCTGGTTGTCAGAGGTAATGCGCTTCAGTAATGCAAGCAAGCGTTACACGTCACGC is a window from the Anguilla anguilla isolate fAngAng1 chromosome 3, fAngAng1.pri, whole genome shotgun sequence genome containing:
- the LOC118222124 gene encoding uncharacterized protein LOC118222124 isoform X4, encoding MGWRYYFLYYFIWNAQYLASAQIISKHLGESLIFPLGIERGNISEAIVKKNGVYLFRWKRKEVNREYGDRLTFSQNKTLQLDKLEERDAGPYKVELFDMTGILTRKDEITVILKCLKTLREVHGDLGGPVDVFVENLMAFSEPFDAKWEINGSVIARLNRSGPTYSEKPGGRVEMSPSGECRLTRVRISDAGNHTLEVHVGYLRLQWSRWLVVRVPQPSIDYSCLFGGKAKFRCRAKWEVPTVWILNGTGQGDRAPGHNDQVLDPFTGELICALEDYPDRNASVSFTCIGLDLATRAYILAVCCTFIIVLIPSSAWFYIRFKQRRRNQSL